In one Steroidobacteraceae bacterium genomic region, the following are encoded:
- a CDS encoding DUF2059 domain-containing protein, translating into MRLMLVLVLLSPAFTFATDPPATDDSIRQLIEITEASKMMDATYSQVDAMMQNSMKEAAGGATFTPQQQKILDDMRGQVMAVLQDEMRWDNIEPYIISIYKQTFSEEEVQGLLDFYRSKAGQAMIRKMPTLMQGTMNMIQDQMGRLMPRLREIQDDTTRRLKSCCTDDS; encoded by the coding sequence ATGAGACTCATGCTCGTTCTCGTTCTGCTTTCACCAGCATTCACATTCGCGACCGACCCGCCTGCTACCGACGACTCGATCCGCCAGCTCATCGAGATCACCGAAGCGAGCAAGATGATGGATGCGACCTACTCGCAGGTTGATGCCATGATGCAGAACTCGATGAAGGAAGCCGCCGGTGGGGCGACATTCACTCCGCAGCAGCAGAAAATCCTTGACGACATGCGGGGCCAAGTGATGGCCGTGCTGCAGGATGAAATGCGCTGGGACAACATTGAGCCGTATATTATTTCAATCTACAAGCAGACATTCAGCGAAGAGGAAGTTCAGGGACTGCTCGACTTCTATCGATCCAAAGCGGGACAGGCGATGATCAGGAAAATGCCGACCCTTATGCAGGGCACGATGAACATGATCCAGGACCAGATGGGTCGACTCATGCCGAGACTGCGCGAGATTCAGGACGATACGACTCGACGGCTGAAATCCTGCTGCACCGACGATTCCTAG